In the genome of Desulfuromonas sp. DDH964, one region contains:
- a CDS encoding F0F1 ATP synthase subunit epsilon: MAEKLRLEMVTPYKQVLSEEVDELTAPGSIGEFGILPGHTPMLTTLKIGELSYRKGDELFHVAVNWGYVEVENDSVTVLVETAEPADQIDLARAKAALGRAEEALKQLSSEDKDFLVMQAALERAMIRIQVAGKKGH, encoded by the coding sequence ACCCCCTACAAGCAGGTCCTCTCCGAGGAGGTCGACGAGCTCACAGCGCCCGGCAGCATCGGTGAATTCGGCATCCTGCCGGGGCATACCCCGATGTTGACCACCCTCAAGATCGGTGAGCTCTCCTATCGCAAGGGGGACGAGCTGTTCCACGTGGCGGTGAACTGGGGTTACGTGGAAGTCGAAAATGATAGCGTTACGGTACTGGTGGAGACCGCTGAGCCGGCCGACCAGATCGACCTGGCCCGGGCGAAAGCCGCCCTTGGGCGGGCCGAGGAGGCGCTCAAGCAGCTCTCCTCCGAGGACAAGGATTTCCTGGTGATGCAGGCCGCGCTGGAGCGGGCGATGATCCGGATTCAGGTGGCCGGGAAAAAAGGTCACTGA